In Lysinibacillus sp. FSL M8-0337, the following proteins share a genomic window:
- a CDS encoding gamma-type small acid-soluble spore protein: MHNINEEQLTVSSTNISEVKRKNAQAGLSYNEVKEVLAKNGGFGTALYSDTNSEEVKAEINQSMRK, encoded by the coding sequence TTGCATAATATAAATGAAGAACAGCTTACGGTGTCCAGTACAAATATTAGTGAAGTAAAACGTAAAAATGCACAAGCGGGTTTATCTTATAATGAAGTAAAAGAGGTTTTAGCAAAGAACGGTGGGTTTGGTACTGCCCTATATAGTGATACAAACAGTGAAGAAGTGAAGGCGGAAATAAATCAATCTATGCGCAAGTAA
- a CDS encoding exonuclease SbcCD subunit D, with the protein MKIFHTADWHLGKLVQGIYMTEDQRYILQQFLQAIEEEQPDAIIVAGDLYDRSMPPVEAVNLLNDVFAEIVLEKKIPVLAVAGNHDSAGRLNFGSRLMRDSGLHIVGQFTKEHSPIVLTDEFGEVHFHLVPYAEPASVRTILEDDTIQSHQDAMQKIIAHIKQTMDTTKRHIFIGHAFVTKYGFEEENTSDSERPLSIGGSDCVDAALFEHFNYTALGHLHKAHFVLNNTIRYAGSPLKYSLSEHLHEKGFLIVELDANGHVEVNKRKLVPRRDLRVVEGFMDDLLKLPPCDDYVFVRLTDTTPVASPMERIRTVFPHAMHIERKASRIQVAQEIQAVETEKVEDIDLFRGFYADVLGDQPDPETERLFLEMLQELLDEEREAVR; encoded by the coding sequence ATGAAAATATTCCATACAGCCGATTGGCATTTAGGAAAACTTGTACAAGGTATCTATATGACCGAGGATCAGCGTTATATTTTACAGCAATTTTTGCAAGCGATTGAAGAAGAACAACCCGATGCAATTATTGTAGCAGGCGATTTATATGATCGTTCAATGCCACCTGTAGAGGCCGTTAACTTATTAAACGATGTTTTCGCAGAAATTGTACTTGAAAAGAAAATTCCGGTGTTAGCAGTTGCCGGAAATCATGACAGTGCAGGACGATTAAATTTTGGTAGTCGTTTAATGCGGGATAGTGGGTTACATATCGTAGGGCAATTCACAAAAGAACATTCACCAATCGTCCTAACAGATGAATTCGGTGAGGTGCATTTTCACCTAGTGCCATATGCAGAACCAGCCTCCGTACGCACGATTTTAGAAGATGATACGATTCAGTCACATCAAGATGCAATGCAAAAAATCATCGCCCATATTAAGCAAACGATGGATACAACAAAGCGTCATATTTTTATTGGACATGCTTTTGTGACGAAATATGGCTTTGAAGAAGAAAATACAAGTGATTCGGAACGACCGCTATCCATCGGTGGGTCAGATTGCGTGGACGCTGCCTTATTTGAACATTTCAACTATACGGCACTCGGCCATTTGCATAAAGCCCACTTTGTACTGAATAACACAATTCGCTATGCAGGTTCACCGTTGAAATATTCGTTGTCGGAACATTTACATGAGAAAGGCTTTTTAATTGTAGAGCTAGATGCTAATGGACATGTAGAGGTGAACAAACGCAAGCTTGTGCCAAGACGTGATCTACGAGTGGTAGAAGGCTTCATGGATGATTTATTAAAACTACCACCATGTGATGATTATGTCTTTGTGCGTTTAACAGACACGACACCTGTAGCCTCACCGATGGAGCGAATCCGTACCGTTTTTCCACATGCAATGCATATTGAACGTAAAGCATCACGAATACAAGTAGCCCAAGAAATACAAGCTGTTGAAACGGAAAAAGTAGAGGATATTGACTTGTTTCGTGGATTTTATGCAGACGTTTTGGGCGATCAACCTGATCCAGAAACCGAGCGCTTGTTTTTAGAAATGCTACAAGAATTATTAGATGAGGAACGGGAGGCAGTTCGATGA
- a CDS encoding DEAD/DEAH box helicase, translating into MSVINLLKEELQAKWNFEEPMKIQEEMIPAMLEGKDIVAESPTGSGKTLAYVLPLLNKVNGAKKQTQGLIVAPSQELAMQIVEVIREWIAGTDITVQQLIGGANSARQIEKLKKKPTIVVGTPGRLNELVRSGKLKLKEIETVILDECDQLLSREYRVVVKSFIEGAAYGRQVVVVSATITEEIELVASRMMFEPLRFKIKPEDMVKVGKVVHSFVKVEERDKTDLLRRMAHTEGLRALAFVNNIDQLLMKETKLQYRSAPIVTLHSDMKKEERKKALDAFRKGEARILIATDIAARGLDIAGLTHVIHVDVPRTIEQYLHRSGRTGRAGADGEVLTLLSYNDEKTYKKWTREVPGKPVQKIWHDGKLVEGNSKTIGQKRGK; encoded by the coding sequence ATGTCAGTAATTAATTTATTAAAAGAAGAATTACAAGCAAAATGGAACTTTGAAGAACCGATGAAAATTCAAGAAGAAATGATTCCAGCAATGCTTGAAGGCAAAGATATTGTAGCAGAATCCCCGACAGGCTCAGGTAAAACATTGGCTTATGTGTTGCCATTACTAAATAAAGTAAATGGGGCGAAAAAGCAAACACAAGGACTGATTGTTGCGCCGTCTCAAGAATTAGCAATGCAAATCGTCGAGGTCATCCGGGAATGGATTGCAGGTACTGATATTACAGTACAACAACTAATTGGCGGAGCAAACTCTGCAAGACAAATCGAGAAGTTAAAGAAAAAACCGACAATCGTAGTTGGTACACCAGGTCGTCTAAATGAATTAGTGCGTTCAGGGAAATTGAAGTTAAAAGAAATTGAAACCGTTATTTTAGATGAATGCGATCAGCTATTGAGCCGCGAGTATCGCGTTGTTGTAAAGTCATTTATCGAAGGTGCGGCTTACGGACGCCAAGTAGTTGTAGTTTCTGCAACAATTACGGAGGAAATTGAATTGGTCGCTAGCCGTATGATGTTTGAACCTTTACGTTTCAAAATTAAACCTGAAGATATGGTGAAGGTTGGCAAAGTTGTCCATTCATTTGTGAAAGTAGAAGAGCGTGATAAAACGGACTTATTACGTAGAATGGCGCATACAGAAGGATTACGTGCGCTTGCTTTCGTCAATAATATCGATCAATTATTAATGAAAGAAACGAAGTTACAATATCGTTCAGCGCCAATTGTCACTTTACATTCTGATATGAAAAAAGAAGAACGTAAAAAAGCATTAGATGCATTTCGTAAAGGAGAAGCGCGTATTTTAATCGCCACGGATATTGCCGCACGTGGTTTAGATATTGCCGGTTTAACACATGTTATTCATGTCGATGTACCACGTACAATTGAACAGTATTTGCATCGTTCAGGCCGTACTGGTCGAGCGGGAGCAGATGGTGAAGTCCTTACGTTGTTATCATACAACGATGAAAAAACTTATAAAAAGTGGACGCGTGAAGTTCCTGGCAAACCTGTGCAAAAAATATGGCACGATGGCAAGCTAGTAGAAGGTAATTCAAAAACAATTGGACAAAAGCGAGGGAAATAA
- a CDS encoding cysteine-rich CWC family protein: MIIKGVRTEMYVVLPFLYSTMIMERSVLEVQYEEKRCPICRKENHCGVVEGQKTCWCMTEKFPEGIIKAISKEPKKCICQNCLHTYKEI, translated from the coding sequence ATGATAATAAAGGGAGTGCGAACAGAAATGTATGTCGTACTCCCTTTCTTGTACAGTACAATGATTATGGAAAGGAGTGTGTTGGAAGTGCAATATGAAGAAAAGCGTTGCCCAATATGTCGGAAAGAAAATCATTGTGGCGTAGTAGAAGGTCAAAAGACATGCTGGTGTATGACGGAAAAATTTCCGGAAGGTATTATAAAGGCAATCTCTAAGGAACCTAAAAAGTGCATTTGTCAAAATTGTTTACATACATATAAAGAGATATAG
- a CDS encoding C39 family peptidase, with the protein MWRDYKRLLIVGIMIIMLLSGCNQFTKQSRPKNELTVLTVEFNSGAPIPNLYIKLTDVESGKKIEEAMGSDEGEATFTNLVEGREYTITATTLNNVGDNDGYTTIEKFTYDVTKPYYRLPAHSSRAEQELAVPVIMQKPELPQGCEITSLTAVLNYYGMDVTKLEMADSYLPKQNIYTAGGQRYGPNPAVAYAGNPRDKANGMYVFAAPIVKAAEAVIADKQSNLRVTNMSGASQSDILELVEEGVPVVVWVTLDLSTPKTTGSKGWIYEGETLKRDAYINLHAVVLTGYSNKQVVVMDPLQGNVSYNVDEFFKSYQELNMQAVAVHK; encoded by the coding sequence TTGTGGAGGGATTATAAACGTCTTTTAATAGTAGGGATTATGATTATCATGCTACTTTCTGGTTGTAATCAATTTACAAAGCAGAGTCGACCTAAAAATGAATTAACAGTTTTGACGGTAGAATTTAATAGTGGTGCACCGATTCCTAATTTATATATAAAACTGACAGATGTGGAGTCTGGTAAGAAAATCGAAGAAGCGATGGGCTCTGATGAGGGAGAAGCTACTTTTACAAATCTTGTAGAAGGTAGGGAATATACGATTACTGCAACAACGCTTAATAACGTAGGTGACAATGATGGCTATACGACAATCGAAAAATTCACGTATGACGTGACCAAGCCCTATTACCGATTGCCAGCACATTCATCTAGAGCAGAACAGGAGCTAGCAGTTCCAGTCATTATGCAAAAGCCAGAACTTCCCCAAGGTTGTGAAATTACCTCACTAACAGCAGTTTTAAATTATTATGGTATGGATGTGACAAAGCTTGAAATGGCGGATAGCTATTTGCCTAAACAGAATATTTATACAGCAGGTGGTCAGCGATATGGGCCGAATCCAGCTGTTGCCTACGCAGGAAATCCGCGTGATAAGGCCAATGGTATGTATGTCTTTGCTGCGCCAATTGTAAAAGCGGCAGAAGCGGTGATTGCAGATAAGCAATCCAACTTGCGGGTAACGAATATGAGCGGGGCATCACAAAGTGATATTTTAGAGCTTGTAGAGGAGGGGGTACCGGTTGTTGTATGGGTAACACTAGATTTATCGACACCTAAAACAACTGGCAGTAAAGGATGGATTTATGAAGGAGAAACGCTGAAACGTGATGCATACATAAATTTACATGCTGTCGTATTAACCGGTTATTCAAATAAGCAAGTTGTCGTAATGGATCCATTGCAGGGCAATGTTTCATACAATGTAGATGAATTTTTCAAGAGCTATCAGGAGCTAAATATGCAAGCGGTAGCGGTTCATAAATAA
- a CDS encoding SGNH/GDSL hydrolase family protein — protein sequence MKRLISLVSITVLSLTLGVSSAFARGENYVALGDSLAAGQTPYQEIDAGYSDLVAMRLGMIGQLNHYTKQLAFPGFTTADVLERVQSEEASALLANATLITISAGANDLLRLVQVNPSAGTLTFSQLQVDFALNIARKNLTDLLAELKLRAPNAKVYVMGYYFAYPNVHATQKEGTNAQLLKLNTILKQQAEQAGMTYVNVYDTFGLQATHYLPNIADVHPNFEGYRQMANAFLKSYSGSDGLAISTTELPKPNPMTFQEIMEKQAESNEKSVAEQQEKVATVRSIQGFIGYATFIEKVRANQSLQPLRI from the coding sequence ATGAAACGACTAATAAGCCTAGTAAGTATAACTGTACTTTCGTTAACACTTGGTGTTTCATCTGCCTTTGCACGTGGTGAAAATTATGTAGCACTTGGGGATTCCTTGGCGGCTGGTCAAACACCGTATCAGGAAATTGATGCAGGCTATAGCGATTTGGTTGCGATGCGGCTAGGAATGATTGGGCAATTGAATCACTATACAAAGCAGCTCGCTTTTCCTGGTTTTACAACGGCAGATGTTTTAGAGCGTGTTCAGTCTGAAGAAGCAAGCGCGCTACTAGCCAATGCAACGCTGATTACTATTTCCGCAGGTGCCAATGATTTACTACGTCTTGTGCAGGTTAACCCATCAGCTGGTACGTTAACATTTTCACAGCTTCAAGTAGATTTTGCGTTAAATATTGCACGAAAAAATCTGACGGATTTATTAGCTGAGCTGAAATTACGCGCACCCAATGCGAAAGTCTATGTCATGGGCTATTATTTTGCCTACCCCAATGTACATGCTACTCAAAAAGAGGGAACGAATGCACAGCTCTTAAAGTTAAATACGATTCTAAAACAACAAGCTGAACAGGCAGGGATGACTTATGTTAATGTCTACGATACTTTTGGATTGCAAGCTACTCACTACTTGCCAAATATAGCAGATGTCCATCCTAATTTTGAAGGATATCGACAAATGGCAAATGCCTTTTTAAAATCGTATAGCGGTAGTGATGGCTTAGCTATTTCTACTACAGAGTTGCCTAAGCCGAACCCCATGACATTTCAGGAAATAATGGAGAAACAAGCAGAGTCCAACGAAAAATCTGTAGCGGAACAACAAGAGAAAGTCGCAACCGTCAGAAGCATTCAAGGTTTTATTGGCTATGCTACTTTTATAGAAAAGGTCAGAGCCAATCAGTCCTTACAGCCACTAAGAATCTAA
- a CDS encoding long-chain fatty acid--CoA ligase, whose protein sequence is MTMFMTDILQHYATQQPDAIATIYAQQKVTYSEFYKHTERFAAYLQQQGFEKDDVIALYTLNSDLFLIAYMGIQLAGFVVMPINTKLAAREVDFIVKHSEAKGLIYDERIAEILADVSYPFQHIIGLKEMKEVIEDCQVQRTIIPLHANDTAVVMYTSGTTGKAKGVMLTHQNIASTAAIWSASMNMTAQDRMFICTPLFHCAGLHVFAMPMFYKGGTVMIEESFSPINTLEQLAKTQATIFFGVPSMYTILLNTPAFKNHSFNDLRLLCYGAAPMPYELVKQVKEALPNVNVQNLYGQTENSPAATSLLDADALTKIGSVGKPLAQTEVRVVDSLGETVPAGEVGEICVRGPQVMKGYLRNEQETARTIRDGWLYSGDLGRFDEEGYLYIVDRKKDMIIRGGENIYPIEIEEVLYQLPEILEAAVVGLPHEVYGEVPKAFVVLKEGKVLEEATILAYCQTQLAKYKVPFDIEFLAQLPRNASGKVLKHTLRPKIATT, encoded by the coding sequence ATGACGATGTTTATGACGGATATTTTACAACATTATGCTACACAGCAACCAGATGCTATTGCGACAATTTATGCACAACAAAAAGTAACGTATAGTGAGTTTTATAAGCATACAGAAAGATTTGCTGCGTATTTGCAACAACAGGGCTTTGAAAAAGACGATGTCATTGCATTATATACACTTAATTCTGATTTATTTTTAATTGCTTACATGGGTATTCAGTTAGCCGGTTTTGTTGTAATGCCTATTAATACGAAGTTAGCAGCACGGGAAGTAGACTTTATTGTCAAACACTCTGAAGCAAAAGGGCTTATTTATGATGAGCGAATAGCCGAAATATTAGCGGATGTTAGCTATCCATTTCAACATATAATCGGCTTAAAGGAAATGAAAGAGGTTATTGAAGACTGTCAGGTTCAAAGAACAATTATCCCATTACATGCGAATGATACGGCAGTTGTTATGTATACGTCCGGTACGACAGGCAAGGCGAAAGGTGTCATGCTAACGCATCAAAATATTGCATCGACGGCGGCTATTTGGTCAGCATCGATGAATATGACAGCTCAAGATAGGATGTTTATTTGTACGCCATTGTTTCATTGTGCGGGACTGCATGTATTTGCGATGCCGATGTTTTATAAAGGTGGAACCGTAATGATAGAGGAAAGTTTTTCACCTATAAATACATTAGAGCAACTTGCTAAAACGCAGGCGACAATATTCTTTGGTGTCCCTTCCATGTATACAATCCTATTAAATACACCAGCATTTAAGAATCATAGTTTTAACGATTTACGTCTATTATGTTATGGGGCGGCTCCGATGCCATATGAACTTGTCAAGCAAGTGAAAGAGGCATTACCGAATGTAAACGTGCAAAATTTATATGGACAAACTGAAAATTCACCAGCTGCTACATCATTGTTAGACGCTGATGCATTGACGAAAATCGGTTCAGTCGGCAAACCGTTAGCACAGACAGAAGTTCGTGTAGTTGATAGTTTGGGAGAAACTGTACCAGCAGGCGAGGTTGGTGAAATTTGCGTGAGAGGGCCACAGGTTATGAAAGGGTATTTACGCAATGAGCAAGAAACGGCTCGAACAATTCGAGATGGCTGGCTCTATTCAGGTGATTTAGGAAGGTTCGATGAAGAAGGTTACCTATATATAGTGGATCGCAAAAAAGATATGATTATTCGTGGTGGGGAAAATATTTATCCAATTGAAATTGAAGAAGTTTTATATCAACTGCCAGAAATTTTAGAAGCAGCAGTTGTCGGTTTACCACATGAAGTATACGGGGAAGTACCAAAAGCCTTTGTTGTATTAAAGGAAGGAAAGGTGTTAGAGGAGGCTACGATTTTAGCGTATTGTCAAACACAGCTTGCCAAATATAAAGTACCTTTTGACATTGAATTTTTAGCGCAGCTACCGCGCAATGCATCGGGAAAGGTGTTAAAACATACACTACGACCTAAAATAGCAACTACTTAA
- a CDS encoding DUF305 domain-containing protein: protein MTKPIPLSNVTQAYLEENKRIINKMMQGMTYVTITCSISENFIKQIIPHQVAAIKMSENVLQYTTNIPVQNFALEVIKTHTEIVDSLEAIQNRCCIVQNSEYELYEYMCTFKDIAETMFQALCSPPTSNSINVNYLQDMIVHHQAGVRLAQNVLRFCICQELIPILQCMIQTLCCQIDEMQKLLDGLQDC from the coding sequence ATGACCAAACCAATTCCACTTAGTAATGTAACACAGGCATATTTAGAGGAAAACAAAAGAATAATCAACAAGATGATGCAAGGGATGACGTATGTCACGATAACATGTAGCATATCCGAAAATTTCATCAAACAAATTATTCCACATCAAGTAGCCGCTATTAAAATGTCCGAAAATGTTTTGCAATATACAACGAATATCCCCGTTCAAAATTTCGCATTAGAAGTGATCAAAACGCATACTGAAATAGTAGATAGTTTAGAAGCAATACAAAACAGATGCTGTATTGTCCAAAATTCAGAATATGAATTATATGAATATATGTGTACATTTAAAGATATTGCTGAAACAATGTTCCAAGCATTATGCTCACCACCAACTTCTAATAGCATCAATGTAAATTATCTACAAGATATGATTGTTCACCATCAAGCAGGTGTACGACTCGCCCAAAATGTTTTAAGATTCTGCATATGCCAAGAGTTAATACCAATACTTCAATGCATGATTCAAACACTATGTTGTCAAATTGATGAAATGCAAAAATTACTTGATGGGCTACAAGATTGTTAA
- a CDS encoding amino acid racemase has product MKKQTLGIIGGVGPLATMFIGEMIVRRTKATKDQEHVHTIIDNDTNIPDRTAFILDNTKENPVPVLVEDAKKLASVGANLIAIPCNTAHTFYDELAQGSPVPVLHMIRETAKRAHDLGAKRVGILATTGTLTSGMYQSALEEYGITPVIPDNHMKEKVMSIIYDYVKAGKDVRKEDWLPIEEAMLALNCDRIVLGCTELSIVNRDLKLSDKYIDSLIVLAECAIVACGYELVE; this is encoded by the coding sequence ATGAAAAAACAAACTCTAGGTATAATTGGTGGCGTTGGTCCACTGGCAACAATGTTTATTGGCGAAATGATTGTAAGACGTACAAAGGCAACAAAAGATCAGGAGCATGTCCATACTATTATTGACAATGATACAAATATTCCTGATCGAACGGCCTTTATTTTGGATAATACAAAGGAAAACCCTGTTCCAGTATTAGTGGAGGATGCGAAAAAACTAGCTTCGGTCGGAGCGAATTTAATTGCTATTCCGTGTAATACAGCGCATACCTTTTACGATGAATTAGCGCAAGGCTCTCCAGTTCCTGTGTTACATATGATTCGTGAAACAGCGAAACGTGCGCATGATTTAGGGGCAAAGCGCGTTGGTATTTTAGCGACAACCGGTACGTTAACTTCAGGTATGTATCAAAGCGCTTTAGAGGAATATGGCATTACACCAGTTATACCAGATAATCATATGAAAGAAAAAGTGATGTCAATCATTTACGATTATGTGAAAGCTGGCAAAGATGTAAGGAAAGAAGATTGGCTGCCTATCGAAGAGGCAATGTTGGCTTTAAATTGTGATCGTATCGTGCTAGGATGTACAGAGTTATCTATCGTCAATCGAGATTTAAAATTAAGTGATAAATATATAGATTCATTAATCGTTTTAGCGGAATGTGCTATTGTAGCATGTGGTTATGAATTAGTGGAATAA
- a CDS encoding ATP-grasp domain-containing protein, giving the protein MAIEHTFLPVLLGDEMNAYGMARAFYESYGVKPLALNHTNMERIHQSDLLTFREVPRLHIEERFVVALQAIAEEFSEKKLLLLACDEFYVKKIVQHKAELCDDYVIPYVDAPLANQLLTRESMYQLCEQYGFHYPDMHVCTVNDYEELKTLDYPVVIKPMNMTKYASCIFPGKKKVYIAQNEEEKDAIFQAIYKESAYRDDLMVQQYIPGEDANMRVVNAYVGQDHKVKLLSVGNPILEEHSPDGIGRYVAIITTYDKELMECVKTFLEAVKFQGFATFDMKFDERDGLYKLLSIELHNELSNYYVTASGYNLMQYVADDFIRGSKQQLTYVQNKHLWTIVPNGVLFKYVLNEKLVIEAKSLIRQGLATDSIFNYKDMNAKRWLNVTLENLSFYRKYKKYFNNKGLSNS; this is encoded by the coding sequence ATGGCCATTGAGCACACTTTTTTACCAGTTTTATTGGGCGATGAAATGAATGCTTACGGCATGGCACGAGCATTTTACGAGTCCTATGGCGTTAAACCACTTGCATTAAATCATACGAATATGGAAAGAATTCACCAAAGTGATTTATTAACTTTCCGTGAAGTACCAAGATTACATATTGAAGAGCGCTTTGTTGTTGCTTTACAAGCCATTGCTGAAGAATTTTCCGAAAAGAAGTTATTGCTTTTAGCCTGTGATGAGTTTTACGTCAAGAAAATTGTGCAGCATAAAGCGGAGCTATGTGATGATTATGTAATTCCCTATGTCGATGCACCGCTTGCCAATCAATTATTAACCCGAGAAAGCATGTATCAGCTATGTGAGCAGTATGGGTTCCATTATCCTGATATGCATGTATGTACGGTCAATGATTACGAGGAATTGAAGACACTTGACTATCCAGTTGTCATTAAGCCGATGAATATGACGAAGTACGCAAGTTGTATTTTCCCTGGTAAGAAAAAGGTATATATTGCACAAAATGAAGAAGAAAAAGATGCTATTTTCCAAGCAATCTATAAGGAGTCAGCATATCGCGATGACTTAATGGTTCAGCAATATATTCCAGGCGAAGATGCTAATATGCGTGTTGTGAATGCTTATGTTGGACAAGATCACAAAGTCAAGCTACTATCTGTAGGGAACCCAATTTTAGAAGAGCATTCACCAGATGGTATTGGGCGTTATGTCGCCATTATAACGACTTACGACAAAGAACTAATGGAATGTGTGAAAACATTTCTAGAGGCGGTAAAATTTCAAGGCTTTGCTACATTCGATATGAAATTTGATGAACGTGATGGGTTGTACAAATTGCTAAGTATAGAATTACATAATGAACTTTCGAATTATTATGTGACGGCAAGCGGCTATAATTTAATGCAGTATGTAGCGGATGATTTTATTCGAGGGAGTAAACAACAGCTTACATATGTGCAGAACAAGCACCTCTGGACGATTGTGCCAAATGGTGTATTATTTAAATACGTATTAAATGAAAAGCTTGTGATTGAAGCTAAAAGTTTAATTCGCCAAGGTTTAGCAACAGATTCTATTTTTAATTATAAAGATATGAATGCGAAACGTTGGTTAAATGTAACGCTTGAAAACTTAAGCTTTTATCGCAAATATAAGAAATATTTTAACAACAAAGGTCTGTCTAACTCATGA
- a CDS encoding aminopeptidase: MTFEEKLQAYAELAVKVGVNIQPGQYLLVNTSVEAIDFARLVVKEAYKAGAGRVHVNFSDDEMDRAYFEHASDEEFNRFPEWVVKMRDELIERKGALLWIDAADPDKLTGIPAERLATHQKVSGAALKNYRNAVMKDLIAWSIVAVPSAKWAGKVFPNLAVEKQVPALWEAIFKTVHIGEGNAVENWRTHVANLESRAALLNNKKYAKLHYTAPGTDLTIALAPQHKWLTGGSKTPEGTVFIANMPTEEVYTLPMKQGVEGYVSNTKPLVYQGNIIDGFKLTFEEGKIIDAQAQVGHDLLQELIAVDEGSCYLGEVALVPHESPISASEILYFNTLFDENASNHLAIGEAYPTCLEGGRDLENGQLEALGANISVTHEDFMIGSGDMDIDGILPDGTVEPIFRKGSWAF, from the coding sequence ATGACATTTGAAGAAAAATTACAAGCATATGCTGAGCTTGCGGTGAAGGTTGGTGTCAATATTCAACCAGGGCAATATTTATTAGTCAATACATCGGTGGAAGCAATAGACTTTGCGCGTTTAGTAGTGAAAGAGGCATACAAGGCTGGAGCTGGTCGAGTTCATGTGAATTTTTCAGATGATGAAATGGATCGCGCTTATTTCGAGCATGCGTCTGATGAAGAATTTAATCGTTTCCCAGAATGGGTTGTTAAAATGCGTGATGAGTTAATCGAACGCAAAGGGGCATTATTATGGATTGATGCTGCAGATCCAGATAAATTAACGGGTATTCCAGCTGAGCGATTAGCCACACACCAAAAAGTATCAGGCGCTGCATTGAAAAACTATCGTAATGCGGTGATGAAGGATTTAATTGCTTGGTCGATTGTAGCTGTACCATCAGCCAAATGGGCAGGAAAAGTATTCCCGAATTTAGCAGTGGAAAAACAAGTACCAGCGCTATGGGAAGCAATCTTTAAAACGGTGCATATTGGTGAAGGCAATGCAGTTGAAAACTGGCGTACACATGTTGCAAACTTAGAATCACGAGCTGCATTATTAAACAATAAAAAATATGCAAAACTACATTATACTGCACCAGGCACTGACTTAACGATTGCATTAGCACCACAGCATAAATGGTTAACGGGTGGTAGCAAAACACCTGAAGGTACAGTATTTATCGCTAATATGCCGACGGAAGAAGTGTATACCTTACCAATGAAACAAGGTGTCGAGGGGTATGTAAGTAATACCAAGCCATTAGTATACCAAGGCAATATTATTGATGGCTTTAAGCTTACCTTTGAAGAAGGAAAAATTATTGATGCACAAGCGCAAGTTGGGCATGATTTATTGCAAGAGTTAATCGCTGTCGATGAAGGATCTTGTTATTTAGGAGAAGTTGCACTTGTCCCACATGAATCCCCAATTTCAGCTTCAGAGATCTTATATTTTAATACATTATTTGATGAAAATGCATCCAACCATTTAGCGATTGGTGAAGCGTATCCAACTTGTTTAGAAGGTGGAAGAGATTTAGAAAATGGTCAACTTGAAGCATTAGGTGCCAATATTTCCGTAACACATGAGGACTTTATGATTGGTAGTGGCGACATGGATATTGACGGTATTTTACCAGATGGTACTGTGGAGCCAATTTTCCGTAAAGGTAGCTGGGCTTTTTAA